In Polaribacter sp. L3A8, a genomic segment contains:
- a CDS encoding adenylate kinase, with the protein MSIIKLQDLHFKPYIDQEEIAAIVKYLAIQVKADLPKGEIPLFVGILNGCFLFAADFIREFNGNCEVSFVKLASYNGTSSTDNVKELVGINEDLTGRTVIILEDIIDTGNTLQEIYNIFRDKNVKQLRIATLFFKPDVFKKELPIDYIGKSIEDKFIVGYGLDYNGLGRNYPAIYQLSTQPKMKNIVLFGPPGAGKGTQAEFLKDMYNLVHISTGDVFRFNIKNQTELGLLAKKYMDEGDLVPDEVTINMLKAEVEKNADANGFIFDGFPRTESQAKALDLFLAEKGEQINGMVALEVPEDALVKRLLERGKTSGRTDDTDESKIRNRFNEYNTKTAILKDYFDAQNKYYGINGVGSIDDITQRIATVFDTL; encoded by the coding sequence ATGAGTATTATAAAACTTCAAGACTTACACTTTAAACCTTATATAGATCAGGAAGAAATTGCCGCTATTGTAAAATATTTAGCAATTCAAGTAAAAGCAGATTTGCCTAAAGGCGAAATTCCTCTTTTTGTAGGTATTTTAAATGGATGTTTTCTATTTGCTGCAGATTTTATTAGAGAATTTAACGGAAACTGCGAAGTTTCATTTGTAAAATTAGCTTCCTATAACGGAACCTCATCTACAGACAACGTAAAAGAACTAGTAGGTATAAATGAAGACTTAACAGGAAGAACTGTAATTATATTAGAGGATATTATTGATACAGGAAATACACTTCAAGAAATTTATAATATCTTTAGAGATAAAAACGTAAAACAACTAAGAATTGCTACGTTATTTTTTAAACCAGATGTATTTAAAAAAGAATTACCAATAGATTATATCGGAAAAAGTATTGAAGATAAATTTATTGTTGGTTACGGATTAGATTACAATGGTTTGGGTAGAAATTACCCAGCAATTTATCAATTATCAACACAACCCAAAATGAAAAACATTGTATTATTTGGCCCTCCAGGAGCAGGAAAAGGAACACAAGCAGAATTTTTAAAAGACATGTACAACTTGGTACATATCTCTACCGGAGATGTATTCCGTTTCAATATTAAAAATCAAACGGAATTAGGGCTATTAGCTAAAAAATATATGGATGAAGGAGATTTAGTTCCGGATGAAGTAACAATTAACATGCTAAAAGCAGAAGTAGAAAAAAATGCAGATGCTAATGGGTTTATTTTTGATGGTTTTCCAAGAACAGAATCACAAGCGAAAGCTTTAGATCTATTCTTAGCAGAAAAAGGAGAACAAATAAACGGTATGGTTGCTTTAGAAGTGCCAGAAGATGCTTTAGTAAAGCGTTTATTAGAAAGAGGAAAAACAAGTGGTAGAACAGACGATACTGATGAAAGTAAAATTAGAAATCGTTTTAACGAGTACAACACAAAAACAGCTATTTTAAAGGATTATTTTGATGCCCAAAATAAATACTACGGAATTAATGGTGTAGGATCTATAGACGATATTACACAACGCATTGCTACCGTATTTGATACTTTATAA
- the secDF gene encoding protein translocase subunit SecDF has product MQNKGLIKLFAILFGLVSLYQLSFTFLANKVEDDAVSYAESKGTDTDARQRATFERKYLDSVANKDIINLGVTTYTYNDVKDKEMNLGLDLKGGINAILQVSVKEVLKSLSNDSKNVVFNQALEAADEAQKNSNATYLDLFFQEFEKVAGDTKLSDPSIFGTKALSEKITFNEANATVKATLQEEINSSIGTAFEVLRSRIDKFGVTQPNIQRIGNSGRIQIELPGAKDIERVTRLITSKAELQFWEVYTNAEVQNFFFTANSKVAEILKDNTVLEKAIDSTKKDDIDDLLGETKDSTDVNQKNLFTYLYPNVAQSQQQMSSLVAQARVLDTATVNSLLKRKEVRALLPNELKYVKFLWDYKANKGVDGTELIGLYAIKGNRNDRATIEGDVILDASQVFDQLNKPEVSMTMNSSGTKQWAKMTTDNQGKFVAVVLDNYVYTAPSVNTPITGGRTSISGGTMTISEAEDISTVLKAGKLPAAARIIQAEVVGPSLGQESIDHSIQSFGLAIFLVLVWMILYYGKAGLYADIALAVNILFIFGILASFNAVLTLPGIAGIILTIGMSVDANVIIFERIKESLSIKKGLKQSVEEGFSIKGALSAIIDANITTLLTGVILYVFGTGPIKGFALTLMIGIATSLFTAVFITRLLIDRAVEKDGSLTFNTSISKGWFQNINVEFLKKRKIAYFVSGAVIVAGIISIFSIGLKQGVDFKGGRSYVVRFDQTMNATDVASTLKDAFGTAPEVKTYGSDRQLKITTVYKIDEEGQDVDDQVQNALFTGLKSYLGTTSYEDFKPGFEKEGSGVMSYMKVEPTIADDIKTSALYAVLGSLLVVFLYILLRFRKVSFSIGAVVAVFHDVLIVLSVFSITYSFMPFDMEIGQSFIAAILTVVGYSLNDTVVIFDRIREFTGTHPNWKYSEVVDKALSSTLGRTINTSLTTLLVMLAIFLFGGDSIKGFMFALIIGVVVGTYSSLFVATPIMFDTSKKEEKNN; this is encoded by the coding sequence ATGCAAAACAAAGGACTTATTAAGTTATTCGCAATCCTTTTTGGATTAGTGAGTTTATATCAATTATCATTTACGTTTTTAGCCAATAAGGTTGAAGATGACGCAGTTAGTTATGCAGAAAGTAAAGGAACTGATACAGATGCAAGACAAAGAGCTACTTTTGAAAGAAAGTACTTAGATAGTGTTGCAAACAAAGACATTATTAATTTAGGTGTAACAACATATACTTATAATGATGTAAAAGACAAAGAAATGAATCTTGGTCTAGATTTAAAAGGTGGTATTAATGCTATTTTACAAGTATCTGTAAAAGAAGTTTTAAAAAGTTTATCTAACGATTCTAAAAACGTAGTTTTTAACCAGGCTTTAGAAGCGGCAGATGAAGCTCAAAAAAACAGTAATGCTACATACTTAGACTTATTTTTTCAAGAATTTGAAAAAGTTGCAGGAGATACTAAATTAAGTGATCCATCTATTTTTGGAACCAAAGCGTTAAGTGAAAAAATTACTTTTAATGAAGCCAATGCAACTGTTAAAGCAACATTACAAGAAGAAATTAACAGTTCTATTGGTACTGCTTTTGAAGTATTAAGAAGTAGAATTGATAAATTTGGTGTTACACAACCTAACATTCAAAGAATTGGAAATTCTGGAAGAATTCAAATTGAATTACCAGGAGCAAAAGATATTGAGCGTGTAACTAGATTAATTACTAGTAAAGCAGAATTACAATTTTGGGAAGTATATACCAATGCAGAAGTTCAGAATTTCTTTTTTACAGCAAATAGTAAAGTTGCAGAAATTTTAAAAGACAACACCGTTTTAGAAAAAGCAATCGATTCTACTAAAAAAGATGATATTGATGATTTATTAGGTGAAACAAAAGATTCTACAGACGTAAATCAAAAAAACCTTTTTACGTATTTATATCCTAATGTAGCACAATCTCAACAACAAATGAGCTCTTTAGTTGCTCAGGCTAGAGTTTTAGATACTGCTACTGTAAATAGTTTATTAAAAAGAAAAGAAGTTAGAGCTTTATTGCCAAATGAATTAAAATACGTTAAATTCTTATGGGACTATAAAGCGAACAAAGGTGTAGACGGAACAGAATTAATAGGATTATATGCTATTAAAGGAAACCGTAACGATAGAGCTACAATTGAAGGTGATGTAATTTTAGATGCTTCTCAAGTATTTGACCAATTAAACAAACCAGAGGTTAGTATGACTATGAATAGTTCTGGTACTAAACAATGGGCTAAAATGACTACAGACAACCAAGGTAAATTTGTAGCTGTTGTTTTAGACAACTATGTGTATACGGCTCCTTCTGTAAACACACCAATTACAGGTGGTAGAACTTCTATTTCAGGAGGGACTATGACGATTTCTGAAGCTGAAGACATTTCTACTGTACTAAAAGCAGGTAAATTACCAGCTGCTGCAAGAATTATTCAGGCAGAGGTTGTAGGACCATCTTTAGGTCAAGAATCTATAGATCACAGTATTCAGTCATTTGGTTTAGCTATTTTCTTAGTATTAGTTTGGATGATTTTATACTATGGTAAAGCAGGTTTATATGCAGATATTGCCTTAGCAGTAAACATCTTATTTATCTTCGGAATTTTAGCTTCTTTCAACGCTGTGTTAACATTGCCTGGTATTGCGGGTATTATCTTAACCATTGGTATGTCTGTAGATGCAAACGTTATTATCTTTGAGAGGATTAAAGAAAGTTTATCAATTAAAAAAGGATTAAAACAATCTGTAGAAGAAGGTTTCTCTATTAAAGGAGCTTTATCTGCAATTATAGATGCAAATATTACTACCCTTTTAACAGGTGTTATTTTATATGTTTTTGGAACAGGACCAATTAAAGGTTTTGCATTAACATTAATGATTGGTATTGCTACTTCTTTATTTACTGCTGTATTTATTACACGTTTATTAATTGACAGAGCTGTTGAAAAAGATGGTAGCTTAACTTTTAACACTTCTATTTCTAAAGGATGGTTCCAAAATATTAATGTAGAGTTCTTAAAGAAACGTAAAATTGCATACTTCGTTTCTGGAGCTGTAATTGTTGCCGGAATTATCTCTATATTCTCTATCGGATTAAAACAAGGGGTAGATTTTAAAGGAGGACGTTCTTATGTTGTTCGTTTCGATCAAACAATGAACGCAACTGATGTTGCATCAACTTTAAAAGACGCTTTTGGTACTGCTCCAGAAGTAAAAACGTATGGATCTGACCGTCAATTAAAAATAACAACAGTTTATAAAATTGATGAAGAAGGACAAGATGTAGATGACCAAGTTCAAAATGCATTATTTACAGGATTAAAATCGTATTTAGGTACAACTTCTTACGAAGACTTTAAACCAGGATTTGAAAAAGAAGGATCTGGTGTAATGAGCTACATGAAAGTAGAACCAACCATTGCAGATGATATTAAAACATCAGCATTGTATGCCGTTCTAGGATCTTTATTAGTAGTTTTCTTATACATATTATTACGTTTTAGAAAGGTATCTTTCTCTATTGGAGCTGTAGTTGCAGTTTTCCATGACGTTTTAATAGTATTAAGTGTATTCTCTATTACGTACAGCTTTATGCCTTTTGATATGGAAATAGGTCAATCTTTTATTGCTGCAATTCTAACGGTGGTCGGATACTCACTGAATGATACGGTGGTTATTTTTGATAGAATTAGAGAATTTACAGGTACACATCCAAACTGGAAATACAGTGAAGTTGTAGACAAAGCATTAAGCTCTACATTAGGAAGAACAATAAACACCTCTTTAACAACATTATTAGTAATGTTAGCAATCTTCTTATTTGGAGGAGATTCTATTAAAGGATTTATGTTTGCCTTAATTATTGGTGTAGTAGTTGGTACATATTCATCATTATTTGTGGCAACACCAATTATGTTTGACACTTCTAAAAAAGAAGAAAAAAATAATTAA